Proteins encoded by one window of Anguilla rostrata isolate EN2019 chromosome 9, ASM1855537v3, whole genome shotgun sequence:
- the ppm1e gene encoding protein phosphatase 1E — protein sequence MAVSASEEKTFRRFLELFLREVRGPLQDDEPLPMRPLSDLVSEDEVEGECLDLCLQHLCKYNCPFSLAAGLARATADDILQGDLSVYHLNKTVEEGTDPFPQLESVKLARLVFNKLCETCCLWLKDFPHRRRQHRYYETSIHAIKNMRRKMEDKHVVIPDFNTLFNLQDQEEQAYFAVFDGHGGVDAAIYAANQLHVNLVRQEMFSQDPGEALYRAFKLTDERFVQKASREHLRCGTTGVVTFLRGTTLHVAWLGDSQVMLVRRGQAVELMKPHKPDREDEKQRIEALGGCVIWFGTWRVNGSLSVSRAIGDSEHKPYICGDADHSRFPLDGTEDYLILACDGFYDTVSPDEAVRVVSDHLQENSGDSTMVAHKLVASARDAGSSDNITVIVVFLRDPRAPPATPEDGEEEEGEREEEAADGRAEEAEEDGEEEEEEEVEAPQGERGCQDGGTDVGGKGRGSWPLQQCSAPADLGYEDRMDSFTDRTSLSLQGPSLASEESRLRLPPPAHPPKTLAPGPAHAPARGPGAAWRPPREEGERPAHRHGSPGPEPLVPSCRQRPRPEGHWPEAAALFSRGRRPRRGAEGGSPRWGPRPGRGGLREPCGLPRGSRLAPYPCRRPERRAGVAAARVSQSSSD from the exons taACTGCCCCTTCTCCCTGGCGGCTGGCCTGGCCCGCGCCACTGCCGATGACATCCTGCAGGGCGACCTGTCCGTCTATCACCTCAACAAGACGGTGGAGGAAGGCACCGACCCTTTCCCCC agCTGGAATCAGTGAAGCTGGCTCGGCTGGTCTTCAACAAACTCTGCGAGACCTGCTGCCTGTGGCTGAAGGACTTCCCTCATCGCCGCCGGCAACACCGTTACTACGAGACCTCCATCCACGCCATCAAGAACATGCGACGCAAGATGGAGGACAAACACGTCGTGATCCCCGACTTCAACACGCTCTTCAACCTGCAG GACCAAGAGGAGCAGGCCTACTTCGCCGTGTTCGACGGGCACGGGGGCGTGGACGCCGCCATCTATGCCGCCAACCAACTGCACGTCAACCTGGTGCGGCAGGAGATGTTCAGCCAGGACCCCGGGGAGGCCCTGTACCGCGCCTTCAAGCTGACGGACGAGCGCTTCGTGCAGAAGGCCTCGCGCGAG CACCTGCGGTGTGGCACCACGGGGGTGGTGACCTTCCTGAGGGGCACCACGCTGCATGTGGCCTGGCTGGGGGACTCCCAGGTCATGCTGGTCCGGAGAGGGCAGGCTGTGGAGCTGATGAAGCCACACAAGCCTGACCGAGAG gatgaGAAGCAGCGCATAGAAGCGCTGGGCGGCTGCGTGATCTGGTTCGGCACCTGGAGAGTCAACGGGAGCCTGTCGGTGTCCAGAGCAATAg GCGACTCGGAGCACAAGCCCTACATCTGCGGCGACGCCGACCACAGCCGCTTCCCGCTGGACGGCACAGAGGACTACCTGATCCTGGCGTGCGACGGCTTCTACGACACGGTGAGCCCGGACGAGGCGGTGCGCGTGGTGAGCGACCACCTGCAGGAGAACAGCGGCGACAGCACCATGGTGGCACACAAGCTGGTGGCGTCCGCCCGCGACGCCGGCTCCAGCGACAACATCACCGTCATCGTGGTGTTCCTGCGGGACCCGCGCGCCCCGCCGGCGACGCCCGAGgacggcgaggaggaggagggcgagagagaggaggaggcggccgACGGGCGGgccgaggaggcggaggaggacggggaagaggaggaggaggaagaggtggaggCCCCGCAGGGCGAGCGGGGCTGCCAGGACGGCGGCACGGACGTCGGGGGCAAAGGTCGGGGGTCGTGgcccctgcagcagtgctcggCGCCGGCCGACCTGGGCTACGAAGACCGCATGGACTCCTTTACCGACAGAACTAGCCTGAGCCTGCAGGGGCCCAGCCTGGCGTCAGAGGAGAGTCGGCTACGGCTGCCCCCGCCCGCGCACCCGCCCAAAACCCTAGCCCCCGGCCCTGCCCACGCGCCCGCCAGGGGACCCGGTGCGGCCTGGCGTCCCCCCCGAGAAGAAGGAGAGCGCCCCGCCCACAGGCACGGCTCCCCGGGGCCCGAACCGCTCGTGCCCTCCTGCCGGCAGAGGCCCCGCCCGGAGGGACACTGGCCGGAGGCGGCGGCCCTGTTCTCCCGCGGACGGAGGCCCCGGCGCGGGGCGGAGGGCGGGTCCCCGCGGTGGGGGCCCCGTCCGGGGCGCGGGGGCCTCAGGGAGCCCTGCGGCCTCCCGCGCGGGTCCCGCCTCGCGCCCTACCCCTGCCGCCGCCCCGAGAGGAGGGCGGGCGTGGCCGCGGCCCGGGTGTCCCAGAGCAGCAGTGACTGA